From the Bacteroidia bacterium genome, one window contains:
- a CDS encoding polysaccharide biosynthesis protein: MKRLLRLFLGIRNRHYLLFDLVAMMIVPSLALSLRLDTPNLLFVYGHSLLVYTGFASVVKLIVYYRFGMYKHLWRYASIEEVGVILISVLSAGFVFSVIYLVVLPLFPAIPQRIPRSVPLIDLMLSLLLHGGIRVMSRLYVTEQRRRVRNHDTSRRVLIVGAGNSGTMIAREMLRHTDGQLVPVAFVDDDHRKLGGVIHRLPVLGSRDAIPEICREYNIAQILIAMPSVSGRVIQSVLKIIEPLKVSTRILPSVSEIVGETVELSHLRSVRIDDLLRRDPVKTDMSNVRGMLSGMRVMVTGAGGSIGGEICRLVAQCSPSELLLLGHGENSIHEISRELASRYPRLQYRTIVADIRDVDRIRDIFMENRPQVVYHAAAHKHVPLMEVNAIDAVSNNVGGTITMLRSALLAGVERFILISTDKAVQPRSIMGVTKRLAEIAVQLCAREYNAKYSAVRFGNVLGSRGSVVPIFQQQIDAGGPVTVTHPDMKRYFMTIPEAVQLVLQASTLEGNGEIYVLDMGEPVRIVDLAEDLIRLTGKEPYRDISIEFSGLRSGEKLSEALFRPGEVYRRSEHEKIFTILDPTFDESARHNGSARILASCDAFEQWVRSELLTLTEPAQILRHIHKIIPEFEHSLVGGTDITE, encoded by the coding sequence TTGAAACGGCTCCTCCGCTTATTTCTCGGGATACGCAACAGACATTATCTGTTGTTCGACCTTGTTGCCATGATGATTGTGCCGTCACTGGCGCTGTCGTTGCGGCTGGATACACCCAATCTGCTTTTCGTCTACGGTCATTCGCTGTTGGTGTACACAGGATTCGCCTCCGTCGTGAAGCTGATCGTCTACTACCGCTTTGGTATGTACAAGCACCTGTGGCGCTACGCGAGCATAGAGGAAGTGGGCGTCATATTGATTTCTGTACTGAGCGCGGGTTTTGTATTCAGTGTGATCTATCTGGTGGTGTTGCCGCTGTTTCCCGCGATTCCCCAGCGTATTCCCCGTTCTGTTCCGCTGATCGATTTGATGCTCTCACTGCTGCTGCATGGAGGTATTCGCGTGATGAGCCGCCTCTACGTCACGGAACAGCGTCGAAGGGTGCGCAATCACGATACAAGCCGGCGTGTGCTCATTGTTGGTGCCGGAAACTCCGGCACCATGATTGCGCGCGAAATGCTGCGGCATACTGACGGACAACTTGTGCCGGTGGCTTTTGTAGATGATGACCACCGCAAGCTTGGGGGCGTGATTCATAGGCTTCCCGTGCTCGGATCCCGTGATGCCATTCCTGAGATTTGCCGTGAGTACAACATCGCGCAGATACTGATCGCGATGCCGTCCGTCTCCGGCCGTGTGATTCAATCGGTGCTGAAAATCATTGAACCCCTTAAGGTAAGTACTCGTATCCTCCCGAGCGTGAGTGAAATCGTGGGTGAGACGGTGGAGTTGAGTCATCTCCGCAGTGTCCGCATTGACGATTTGCTGCGTCGTGATCCTGTAAAGACGGATATGAGTAATGTGCGGGGTATGCTCTCCGGAATGCGCGTGATGGTAACCGGTGCGGGTGGCTCCATCGGCGGTGAAATATGCCGTCTTGTAGCGCAATGTTCGCCCTCCGAACTTCTTCTGTTGGGTCACGGGGAGAACAGCATTCACGAAATCTCCCGTGAATTGGCAAGCAGGTATCCGAGGCTGCAATATCGCACGATTGTCGCGGATATCCGTGATGTGGATCGTATTCGCGATATTTTTATGGAAAACCGGCCACAGGTCGTGTATCATGCGGCAGCACACAAACATGTGCCCCTCATGGAGGTGAACGCGATTGATGCGGTAAGCAATAATGTTGGTGGCACAATTACGATGTTGCGCAGCGCGCTTCTGGCGGGGGTCGAGCGCTTTATTCTTATCTCCACGGATAAGGCCGTGCAGCCGCGCAGCATCATGGGAGTGACGAAACGTCTGGCGGAGATCGCCGTACAGCTATGCGCGCGTGAGTACAACGCAAAATACTCTGCAGTGCGTTTCGGCAATGTCCTTGGCAGCCGCGGCAGTGTGGTCCCGATCTTTCAGCAGCAAATCGATGCCGGGGGGCCCGTCACTGTCACCCATCCCGACATGAAGCGCTATTTCATGACCATACCGGAAGCAGTACAGCTCGTATTGCAGGCTTCCACATTGGAAGGGAATGGTGAAATCTACGTTCTGGATATGGGTGAACCTGTGCGCATCGTGGATCTTGCGGAGGATTTGATACGTCTTACAGGCAAGGAACCCTATCGGGACATATCCATCGAGTTCAGCGGATTGCGTTCCGGCGAAAAACTTTCGGAAGCGCTGTTTCGCCCCGGCGAAGTCTATCGTCGCTCCGAGCATGAGAAGATTTTTACTATCCTCGATCCCACTTTCGACGAGAGCGCACGTCATAACGGTTCCGCACGTATTCTCGCCTCCTGCGATGCTTTCGAGCAGTGGGTACGCTCCGAGCTGCTCACGCTGACAGAGCCTGCGCAAATCCTGCGGCACATACACAAAATCATTCCCGAATTCGAGCACTCTCTGGTGGGGGGCACAGATATCACAGAATAG
- a CDS encoding capsule assembly Wzi family protein — MELSWYRAEYAEELLRLARSGSGTEEPSDERLNVLRLRGERPAHGFLSADIVFGAGYALRQDAENVFTRAFGIRAMGYASEYLGASLRWYDNGRRGIPYDAGARRVPEQGIVKGPSKDVDRYDWEVAEGQFTFSLPWLRLGLQKADLWWGSGRTGAVILSDKAPSFPAMNLHVLITDWLRLDYMHGWLFSDTLEAYINFTGPGAVEGLQYFENKFFAAHAITARVMPSLQVALGESIVYNGGSVNPLFLLPVLPFRAADRWTRATTGNAQLFADLRWRALPSVIVYGTGYIDELDYSKIMASDKTGFDYHVAYTVGGLLTDAYTHWLPLASETRVEFSRVYPYVYTNPKPVQRYSSHNVVLGHWIGANADILFLSHTVHPLRAVDVTGAVSFARYGQSDMFLPAGPRTQPAFLYGHEYSQRNLELRIRWMPLHDLYAVATVRHVAIQPGEGYKTSVEPEGLTISLRAAYGLW, encoded by the coding sequence ATGGAGCTCTCTTGGTACCGCGCCGAGTATGCCGAGGAACTTTTACGACTGGCGCGTTCCGGCAGCGGTACGGAGGAGCCGTCCGATGAGCGTTTGAATGTTTTGCGCCTCCGCGGAGAGCGACCCGCGCACGGTTTCCTCTCGGCCGACATCGTCTTCGGCGCGGGCTATGCTCTGCGGCAGGATGCGGAGAATGTATTTACGCGCGCGTTCGGCATTCGTGCCATGGGCTATGCGTCGGAGTATCTCGGGGCGTCGCTGCGCTGGTATGACAATGGGCGCAGGGGTATACCCTATGACGCCGGAGCGCGGCGCGTGCCGGAGCAAGGCATAGTGAAGGGTCCGTCGAAGGATGTGGACCGATACGACTGGGAGGTGGCGGAGGGGCAATTCACTTTTTCCCTCCCCTGGCTGCGATTGGGGTTGCAAAAAGCCGATCTTTGGTGGGGAAGCGGGAGAACGGGAGCGGTCATTCTCTCGGACAAGGCGCCGTCCTTTCCCGCGATGAACCTGCACGTGCTCATCACCGACTGGCTGCGTCTGGATTATATGCACGGCTGGTTATTTTCGGATACACTGGAGGCGTATATCAACTTTACCGGTCCGGGTGCGGTGGAGGGATTGCAGTACTTTGAAAATAAGTTCTTCGCTGCGCACGCCATTACTGCCCGGGTCATGCCTTCTCTGCAGGTGGCGCTGGGTGAGTCCATCGTGTACAACGGCGGTTCAGTGAATCCGCTCTTCCTGCTGCCCGTGTTACCCTTTCGCGCCGCCGATCGCTGGACACGCGCGACAACGGGGAATGCGCAGCTCTTCGCGGACCTTCGTTGGAGGGCCTTGCCCTCCGTCATAGTGTACGGTACCGGCTACATCGATGAGCTGGATTACAGCAAGATTATGGCCTCGGACAAGACCGGCTTCGATTATCATGTAGCGTACACCGTGGGGGGGCTTCTGACCGACGCATATACCCATTGGCTGCCTCTGGCCAGCGAGACGCGCGTGGAATTTTCCCGTGTGTATCCGTATGTGTACACCAATCCCAAGCCGGTACAGCGCTACAGTTCGCACAATGTCGTACTCGGACACTGGATCGGCGCAAACGCCGATATTCTCTTCCTCTCGCATACCGTCCATCCTCTGCGCGCCGTTGATGTGACGGGTGCCGTCAGCTTCGCGCGCTATGGACAAAGCGACATGTTCCTCCCCGCCGGGCCCCGAACCCAACCGGCCTTTCTCTATGGTCATGAATACTCGCAGCGCAATCTCGAGCTGCGTATACGTTGGATGCCGCTGCACGATCTGTACGCCGTCGCGACAGTCCGCCACGTCGCCATACAGCCTGGCGAAGGGTACAAAACCTCTGTCGAGCCCGAAGGCCTCACCATTTCTCTCCGAGCCGCCTACGGGCTTTGGTGA
- a CDS encoding DUF559 domain-containing protein — translation MPTKFLAQVALQRCRELRQRQTKAEFFLWDLLRNRKCGGFKFYRQRAVFYEVPGKKSFFIADFYSRELLLIIELDGPIHESRKEYDTGRDDVLRMYGLRVLRFQNELVLAHPEMVLEAILASPPASPPASPPASPRPPLRKRRAGEEITIVF, via the coding sequence ATGCCAACAAAATTTCTCGCTCAAGTCGCACTACAACGTTGCAGGGAATTGCGACAACGTCAGACAAAGGCCGAATTCTTTCTGTGGGATTTGCTCAGGAACAGGAAGTGCGGTGGATTCAAATTCTATCGTCAGCGTGCAGTATTCTATGAAGTGCCCGGAAAGAAATCGTTCTTTATTGCGGATTTCTATTCGCGCGAGCTGCTGCTCATCATCGAGTTGGATGGCCCTATTCATGAAAGCAGGAAGGAGTATGATACCGGCAGAGATGACGTATTACGTATGTACGGTTTGCGCGTGCTGAGATTTCAGAATGAGTTGGTGCTGGCTCATCCGGAGATGGTGTTGGAGGCGATTTTGGCCTCACCCCCGGCCTCTCCCCCGGCCTCTCCCCCGGCCTCTCCCCGGCCCCCTCTCCGCAAGCGGAGAGCGGGGGAGGAAATCACAATAGTGTTTTAA
- a CDS encoding sugar transferase, translated as MQRLIDILASSLGLILLAPVFIVIAVWIKLTSPGSVLYRATRTGRNGVPFALYKFRSMRTDADRIGSGITSAGDTRITPVGRFLRRSKLDELPQLINVLKGQMSLVGPRPEDPRFVEHYPEHLRDILKYRPGMTSPASIAFRNENSLLTGDNHEKLYIEQILPEKLRIDLAYCQSATVRSNMMVVLKTLL; from the coding sequence ATGCAGCGCCTGATAGACATTCTCGCATCTTCGCTGGGCCTGATACTGCTTGCGCCGGTATTTATCGTTATCGCCGTATGGATCAAGCTCACCTCGCCCGGGTCGGTTCTCTACAGGGCCACGCGCACGGGCAGGAATGGCGTACCATTCGCATTGTACAAATTCCGCAGCATGCGCACGGATGCCGACCGTATCGGTTCCGGCATCACCAGCGCCGGCGATACGCGCATCACCCCGGTGGGACGTTTCTTGCGCCGGAGCAAGCTGGACGAATTGCCGCAGCTCATCAATGTGCTCAAGGGCCAGATGAGTCTCGTTGGTCCCCGCCCCGAGGATCCGCGTTTTGTCGAACACTATCCTGAACACCTGCGGGATATCCTGAAATACCGTCCCGGTATGACGAGCCCCGCATCGATCGCCTTCCGCAATGAAAATTCATTGCTGACAGGTGATAATCACGAGAAATTATATATCGAGCAGATACTTCCCGAGAAGCTCCGAATCGATCTCGCATATTGTCAAAGCGCTACCGTCCGCTCAAATATGATGGTGGTACTTAAAACACTATTGTGA
- a CDS encoding DegT/DnrJ/EryC1/StrS family aminotransferase: MTAVASEVGAEVIEDAAHAFPAGWRGSVAQSAERVAPTSRTDHADTGETAESENATRSVLRATPPAHRSSPLSNPIHYVGNNTSKVSCFSFYANKTITTGEGGMAVTADAELAARMRLMSLHGMNRDAWKRFTADGSWDYHIVAPGFKYNMTDVAAALGLSQLAKAEQFRLERARIASFYDDAFADVEEVETLPQNSALLHAHHLYVIKLRLDLLRIDRAQFIEEMKQRGVLCSVHWRPLHMHPYYVESYGYKPEDFPVAASLWPRLLSLPIYPGLTDEEMAYVAESVVEMLRRARL; encoded by the coding sequence ATTACCGCTGTCGCCAGCGAAGTTGGGGCGGAGGTCATCGAAGATGCCGCGCACGCATTCCCGGCCGGGTGGAGAGGGAGCGTAGCGCAAAGCGCAGAGCGCGTAGCGCCAACTTCCCGTACAGACCATGCGGATACCGGCGAAACAGCAGAATCTGAGAACGCTACGCGCTCCGTGCTGCGCGCTACGCCTCCCGCTCACCGCTCTTCGCCTCTCAGCAATCCCATACATTACGTCGGAAACAATACATCAAAAGTGTCCTGCTTCAGCTTCTACGCCAACAAGACCATCACCACAGGGGAGGGTGGCATGGCGGTAACGGCGGATGCGGAGTTGGCCGCGCGCATGCGGCTGATGTCGCTGCATGGCATGAATCGCGATGCCTGGAAACGCTTTACCGCCGACGGAAGTTGGGATTATCACATCGTCGCTCCAGGTTTCAAATACAATATGACGGACGTGGCGGCGGCGCTGGGACTCTCGCAACTGGCGAAGGCGGAGCAATTCCGTCTTGAACGCGCTCGCATCGCGTCCTTCTACGACGACGCCTTCGCCGATGTGGAGGAAGTGGAAACGCTGCCGCAGAATTCCGCGCTTCTGCACGCGCATCACCTCTACGTCATCAAACTGCGCCTCGACCTTCTGCGCATCGATCGTGCGCAGTTCATCGAAGAAATGAAACAGCGCGGCGTGCTGTGCTCCGTGCATTGGCGTCCCCTGCACATGCATCCGTACTATGTAGAGAGCTATGGTTACAAACCGGAGGACTTCCCCGTCGCGGCGTCACTCTGGCCGCGGCTGCTGTCCTTGCCGATTTACCCGGGTTTGACAGACGAAGAAATGGCTTATGTCGCCGAATCGGTTGTAGAAATGCTGCGTCGCGCGCGGTTGTAG
- a CDS encoding DegT/DnrJ/EryC1/StrS family aminotransferase, translated as MHIPFFRFLPDPDALAGIEECLQSGWLTTGPKVKQFEQDFVNALGNPELHAVALNSCTAALHLALEAIGLKRGDRVLVPTMTFAATAEVVRYFDAIPILCDVDPDTLCITPTTIRAAISQDPSSSPLPTGRGAGGEGRGAGVRAVSPQSSPSTTADGRAISRGLPLSPAKLGRRSSKMPRTHSRPGGEGA; from the coding sequence ATGCACATCCCCTTTTTCCGTTTCCTCCCCGATCCCGACGCCCTCGCTGGCATTGAGGAATGCCTCCAATCCGGCTGGCTTACCACGGGACCCAAGGTAAAGCAATTCGAGCAGGACTTCGTCAACGCGCTCGGAAACCCCGAGCTCCATGCCGTGGCCCTCAACTCCTGCACAGCGGCCTTGCATCTCGCGCTTGAAGCCATCGGCCTCAAACGCGGCGACCGAGTCCTTGTCCCCACCATGACCTTCGCCGCCACCGCCGAAGTCGTCCGCTACTTCGATGCCATCCCCATCCTCTGCGACGTCGATCCCGACACCCTGTGCATCACCCCTACGACCATCCGCGCAGCTATATCCCAAGACCCCTCCTCCTCCCCTCTCCCTACCGGGAGAGGGGCCGGGGGTGAGGGCAGAGGGGCCGGGGTGAGGGCCGTTTCTCCGCAATCATCCCCGTCCACTACGGCGGACGGCCGTGCGATCTCGAGGGGATTACCGCTGTCGCCAGCGAAGTTGGGGCGGAGGTCATCGAAGATGCCGCGCACGCATTCCCGGCCGGGTGGAGAGGGAGCGTAG
- a CDS encoding class I SAM-dependent methyltransferase — translation MNAAELQRLREVYDAYRLDARKQRSWSSANAGNRAMGMERDGALRELLAATQGASPAPVLDIGCGAGNVLATLHTMGLPQEILYGVDIDAVRIHQAHERYPAMHYALAEGSRLPLGDGSVHTVLLFTVLSSILVYKTRSAIAREALRVLRPQGSIIVYDFRYNNPRNPFVRALNLQEIRALFPGTRLECKTLTLLPPLARSLGRLTNALYPVLARIPFLKSHHLCSIRPL, via the coding sequence ATGAATGCGGCTGAGCTCCAACGCCTACGCGAGGTCTACGACGCGTATCGTCTCGACGCGCGCAAGCAGCGCTCCTGGTCCTCCGCGAATGCGGGTAACCGCGCTATGGGCATGGAGCGCGACGGCGCGTTGCGAGAATTGCTCGCCGCAACGCAGGGGGCCTCACCCGCGCCTGTTCTCGATATCGGCTGCGGTGCCGGAAATGTGCTCGCTACCTTGCATACGATGGGTTTGCCGCAAGAGATATTATACGGTGTGGATATCGATGCTGTTCGCATTCACCAGGCGCATGAGCGCTATCCGGCCATGCACTATGCACTGGCAGAGGGCTCACGTCTGCCCTTAGGCGACGGGAGCGTACATACCGTGTTGCTCTTCACCGTGCTCTCATCCATACTCGTGTATAAAACGCGATCGGCCATAGCTCGCGAGGCTTTGCGCGTATTGCGACCGCAGGGGAGCATCATTGTGTACGATTTCCGCTACAACAATCCGCGTAATCCCTTTGTCCGGGCCCTGAACCTGCAGGAAATCCGCGCCCTGTTTCCCGGAACCCGCCTGGAGTGCAAAACCCTCACGCTTTTACCTCCCCTCGCGCGCTCGCTGGGTCGCCTGACCAACGCGCTCTATCCCGTGCTCGCGCGCATACCTTTTTTGAAATCCCACCACCTCTGCAGCATCCGTCCTCTCTGA
- a CDS encoding glycosyltransferase family 2 protein, translated as MPDVSVLLPLRNEAHFLDRILTAINAQVYTSGSIEFLLIDGASTDGSRISLETTIELHNQSLSFGTGRTLRVLENPATFVSHALNVGLTSATGDIIVRWDAHTEYDVHYITRCVGALEHTGAWNVGGPARTKATGYVQRAIAAAYHSPFSVGGARFHDVDYEGYVDTVTYGCWRRQTLQDLGGFDEELVRNQDDELNLRIIRAGGTIYQSPEIVSWYYPRSRLRDLFRQYLQYGYWKVRVIRKHKLPASPRHLVPVLFVLGLFGGPLLAALWSPLLWVYGGAVSLYTAANLFFSFKAAREHGMDLLPALPATFACYHISYGLGFLMALLHALLGITQPGRLFTGLSR; from the coding sequence ATGCCCGACGTTTCTGTCCTGCTCCCGCTGCGCAACGAGGCGCACTTTCTTGATCGCATTCTCACAGCGATAAACGCACAGGTTTATACGTCTGGCAGTATTGAATTTCTTCTTATTGACGGGGCATCCACTGATGGCAGCAGGATTTCGCTTGAGACAACCATAGAGTTACATAATCAGTCGCTTTCATTCGGAACCGGGAGGACGCTCCGCGTTTTGGAGAATCCTGCGACCTTCGTTTCGCATGCATTGAATGTTGGCCTCACCTCGGCGACCGGTGATATCATCGTCCGCTGGGATGCGCATACCGAATACGATGTGCATTACATCACGCGCTGCGTTGGGGCATTGGAACACACCGGTGCCTGGAACGTAGGCGGCCCCGCACGCACAAAGGCGACGGGCTATGTCCAACGTGCCATTGCGGCCGCATATCACTCGCCCTTCTCGGTGGGAGGCGCGCGCTTCCACGATGTGGACTACGAGGGCTATGTTGACACCGTGACCTACGGCTGTTGGCGCAGACAGACCTTGCAGGACCTGGGTGGCTTCGATGAGGAACTGGTCCGAAATCAGGACGACGAGTTGAACCTGCGTATCATTCGCGCGGGTGGCACCATTTATCAGTCACCGGAAATAGTATCCTGGTACTATCCGCGATCACGGCTGCGTGATTTATTCCGGCAGTATTTGCAATACGGATATTGGAAAGTACGCGTCATACGCAAGCACAAGCTGCCCGCGTCTCCCCGCCATCTTGTTCCAGTGCTGTTTGTCCTGGGTCTGTTCGGAGGTCCGCTCCTCGCCGCTCTCTGGTCGCCGCTGCTGTGGGTCTACGGCGGTGCCGTGTCGCTGTATACCGCGGCGAATCTCTTCTTTTCCTTCAAAGCCGCGAGAGAACATGGCATGGACCTGCTTCCAGCCCTTCCCGCGACCTTCGCCTGCTATCACATTTCCTATGGCCTGGGTTTCCTCATGGCCTTGCTGCACGCGTTGCTCGGCATCACACAGCCGGGACGCCTTTTCACCGGGCTGAGCAGGTGA
- a CDS encoding glycosyltransferase family 2 protein → MSTEQVPLRTLVTIVIPCYNEQATVRELVETVRHAALPSRCLRELILVDDCSTDDTGPILASLADEETRVFSHDKNQGKGAALRTGFSHARGDIVLIQDADLEYSPSEYPRLLKPILEGKADVVYGSRFLPVGEHRVLYFWHYLGNRFLTTLSNVFTDLNLSDMETCYKVFRKEIIDKIRIEENRFGFEPEITAKIAKQRCRIYEVGISYYGRTYEEGKKIGWRDGVRALWCIVKYNIFR, encoded by the coding sequence GTGAGTACAGAGCAAGTACCGTTGCGCACTTTGGTGACTATCGTCATCCCCTGTTACAATGAGCAAGCAACCGTTCGCGAGCTGGTGGAGACGGTACGACATGCCGCACTCCCCTCGCGTTGCCTGCGCGAGCTGATCCTTGTTGACGATTGTTCGACGGATGATACCGGTCCGATTTTGGCATCGCTTGCGGATGAGGAGACAAGAGTGTTTTCTCATGACAAGAATCAAGGAAAGGGTGCGGCTCTCAGAACGGGATTTTCTCACGCACGGGGCGACATTGTGTTGATACAGGATGCCGACCTCGAGTACAGTCCGTCGGAGTATCCTCGCTTGCTCAAACCGATTCTGGAAGGGAAGGCGGATGTGGTGTATGGTTCACGTTTTCTGCCCGTAGGGGAACATCGTGTCCTGTATTTTTGGCATTATCTCGGGAATCGCTTTCTGACCACGTTGTCGAATGTCTTTACAGATTTAAACCTCTCCGACATGGAAACCTGCTACAAGGTGTTTCGCAAGGAAATCATTGACAAGATTCGCATAGAAGAGAACCGTTTCGGCTTCGAACCGGAAATCACCGCCAAAATTGCGAAACAGCGCTGCCGAATTTACGAAGTCGGAATCAGCTATTACGGAAGGACTTACGAAGAAGGGAAGAAGATCGGCTGGAGAGACGGTGTGCGGGCGCTTTGGTGTATTGTCAAGTATAATATTTTCCGCTGA